A region of the bacterium genome:
ATGGCAGAAGCCGTACAAATCGCCCACGGCGACGTCCAGGAACTCGAAGGCGCTGCGCGGGGCGCCACCACGACCATGGTGCTTGTTGTGTGGAGGATTGGCGATGATCACTGTCGCTTCGTGAGTATCGGCGACTCCCGGCTCTACCGATTAAGCGTGGACGGAGTCGAAAAGCTAACCCAGGATGACACCTGTTCAAAACCCGCAACGATCGCCGGCGAGTTGGTTCTGTGCTCGGGTGCGGTTCGGTTCGCACACGCACTGACACGAGCAGTGGGTTATGGTGTCTTGGGAGATGTGACCGTGTTGACAGCGCCCCTCCTTGAAGGTGACATGCTGATCGCGGTAACCGACGGATGTCACGAACTTCCTGGCATCGACCAGATTTTCCGCCACATATTCGAGAGGAACGATCTCGAATCCGCAGTTTTCGAGAGTCTGATCAAAGCCCACCAGAGTGAGGGACGCGATGATGCAACTACCGCAATGGTACGTCGAATAAATATTGACGAACCGACCCTGCAACGCTGCCGCAGATTAGTCCGCTCCGGAACATCCGCGATTAATCCCCCAGTGCCGAAGCACATTCTTCAGCGCGCAGGGCTGATTTTTTTGCGCGAAGCAGCGGAATCTCGAGACTCGGCCGGTATGCTAGAAGTTCTAGACTATTTAGACGAGCAACATATTTTGATCCAGAAGAAAGAAATCGCGATCCTACTCGACACGATCGAAGAAGACGGCACCCAGGAGACACGACGTGCATTCCGGCGCCTAGCCACCTTGCTTGCCCTTAGTAAATGATACATTTCATAGCACTAGAAATTCAATCCAGGCGGTATCTCAGGGAATTGAGCGGTCATTGGCTCGCGCTATTACCTTCATCACACCATAAACCACGCTCACAGAGCAATACAGGAATCTAATATCTTAAAGAAGGGAATTGTTAATTTCACGACCTATCGTTAGGCATGTCCTTGATTAGATTTCTTAAATATGCTGCAGTAACCTGAGCCGCGGCAATCGGCACAGTC
Encoded here:
- a CDS encoding protein phosphatase 2C domain-containing protein; protein product: MLDFGICTNDVYYANIMIMNSSEVSYEIYTTSRRGPDKARNGDCVSNTLLEEDQALALVVCDGVGSHAYDWRASETACRSVIGALQSGSGNLNRRMAEAVQIAHGDVQELEGAARGATTTMVLVVWRIGDDHCRFVSIGDSRLYRLSVDGVEKLTQDDTCSKPATIAGELVLCSGAVRFAHALTRAVGYGVLGDVTVLTAPLLEGDMLIAVTDGCHELPGIDQIFRHIFERNDLESAVFESLIKAHQSEGRDDATTAMVRRINIDEPTLQRCRRLVRSGTSAINPPVPKHILQRAGLIFLREAAESRDSAGMLEVLDYLDEQHILIQKKEIAILLDTIEEDGTQETRRAFRRLATLLALSK